A window of Ovis canadensis isolate MfBH-ARS-UI-01 breed Bighorn chromosome X, ARS-UI_OviCan_v2, whole genome shotgun sequence contains these coding sequences:
- the TSR2 gene encoding pre-rRNA-processing protein TSR2 homolog translates to MMAGAAEDVRALFGAAVRAALEAWPALQIAVDNGFGGVHSQEKAEWLGGAVEEYFFRNADLELDEVEDFLGELMMNEFDTVVEDGSLPQVSQQLQTMFHHFQRGDRAALKEMASLITQRKCKVRATALPTAGETNEDDDANSVEEMEVAATNDGAATDGVCPQPEPSGPDSQTIKEEDIVEDGWTIVRRKK, encoded by the exons ATGATGGCGGGCGCTGCTGAAGATGTGCGAGCGCTCTTCGGGGCTGCAGTCCGAGCGGCGCTGGAGGCCTGGCCCGCCTTGCAG ATCGCTGTGGACAACGGCTTCGGAGGTGTGCACAGCCAAGAGAAGGCTGAGTGGCTGGGGGGTGCAGTGGAGGAGTATTTCTTCCGCAATG CTGACTTGGAGCTAGATGAGGTGGAGGACTTCCTCGGGGAGCTAATGATGAACGAGTTTGATACGGTTGTGGAGGATGGGAGTCTGCCCCAG GTGAGCCAGCAGCTGCAGACCATGTTCCACCACTTCCAGAGGGGTGATAGGGCTGCTCTGAAGGAGATGGCCTCTCTCATCACCCAAAGAAAGTGCAAGGTCAGAGCCACTGCACTGCCGACAGCCGGAGAGACCAATGAGGACGATGATGCAAACAGCGTGGAGGAGATGGAG GTTGCAGCTACGAATGATGGGGCAGCTACAGATGGGGTCTGCCCCCAGCCTGAACCTTCTGGTCCAGACTCCCAGACTATTAAGGAGGAGGATATAGTGGAGGATGGCTGGACCATTGTCCGGAGAAAGAAGTGA